The following DNA comes from Mucilaginibacter jinjuensis.
GCCGATATGATGGCGAGCACGAGCAGCCACTTGCGGTTGAGTTTACTCAACACAAAAGCATAAACAATATTGGCCATATATTCCCAAAACAACGACCATGATGGGGCATTCAGCCCAAACAAATTAAACGAACGATCCGTCATTACCGGGAAGGGAATGAGCAGGGCCGAGCAAAGAAAGATCAGAATTATTCTGCCTGCGGTATATAACTCTGGCGTGCCGCCAAAAGGATCGAAATACAAAGCCAGTAAACCCAATACCGAACCCAGGATAACCAAAGGGTGCAGCCTGATGATGCGCGCTTTAAAAAATTGGAGTACGCCCACTTTGCCAATCCTATCATCATAAGCGTATGCAATCACAAAACCCGATAAACAGAAAAAGAAATCAACCGCCAAAAAGCCATGACCAATAAAGTTTTTGCTGTAGTCGCTTATCGCCCATTCCATAAAATGGAAGGTTACTACGGCAATGGCGGCAACACCTCTCAATCCGTCGAGAATTTCAAAGTGCTGTTTCGTTTTCAGGATGCTTGCGCCTGGCTGGGTTTTGGTCATGAAGTGGTAACAGTAAAAATTGGTTAATTGGGGTGCGGCAAATTTAACAGCTTTTTTCAATGTCCCAAATGCACCCGCAATATGTCGCTTATGCAGACTTACATTTCAGTATTTCCTGTCGAACTTCATACTATCAAACAGAAATTTATGGAAATCATCGGAAAAGAATATTTGGTTGATTTTGGCATGGCCAAAGCTGTGCTGCATTTCGAAAGCGAAACTTCGCTCACATTCACCATCACAGAAAAAGAAGGAGCAGCAGACAACACAACGGAAACCGTTGCCATTAAATTAACAGAAATCCGCCCACACGTTTTAATGGCCACCTGGCAGGAAGCCAGCGGAACTACCGTAACGCAGGTGCAGGATTATGAAAA
Coding sequences within:
- a CDS encoding MoaF-related domain-containing protein: MEIIGKEYLVDFGMAKAVLHFESETSLTFTITEKEGAADNTTETVAIKLTEIRPHVLMATWQEASGTTVTQVQDYEKGIIYSNWTSREGEFYNTQGTIKPV
- a CDS encoding acyltransferase family protein, with the protein product MTKTQPGASILKTKQHFEILDGLRGVAAIAVVTFHFMEWAISDYSKNFIGHGFLAVDFFFCLSGFVIAYAYDDRIGKVGVLQFFKARIIRLHPLVILGSVLGLLALYFDPFGGTPELYTAGRIILIFLCSALLIPFPVMTDRSFNLFGLNAPSWSLFWEYMANIVYAFVLSKLNRKWLLVLAIISAAWLCVVGYRAGNLMGGWSGGTFWDGGARISFSFLAGILVYRSNWIIKNNMGFISLSFWLLLAFLFPFSTWNWLTEPLIIIIYFPLLVSLGAGATLSDGLKKLCNFSGRISYPLYMTHYAALWMWGNYYGSHKPDGVHMFYIILPSIILLVGIAYLAMRFYDEPVRKWLNAKRKEK